The following are encoded together in the Arcobacter aquimarinus genome:
- a CDS encoding gamma-glutamylcyclotransferase family protein, with translation MKETLFVYGTLMPNCPNGHVLENIVGKFIPATVKGKLIDAGWSASMGYPGIKLNENADTVHGFLFYSDNLINHWDFLDEFEGVEFERVSVTVERYDELEVDTFIYVLKASEEELKEEIL, from the coding sequence TTGAAAGAGACACTTTTTGTATATGGAACTTTGATGCCAAACTGTCCAAATGGACATGTTTTAGAAAATATTGTAGGAAAATTTATTCCTGCAACTGTAAAAGGAAAATTAATAGATGCAGGATGGAGTGCTAGTATGGGTTATCCTGGAATCAAACTAAATGAAAATGCAGACACAGTTCATGGATTTTTGTTTTATTCTGATAATCTAATAAATCATTGGGATTTTTTAGATGAATTTGAAGGAGTTGAGTTTGAAAGAGTTTCTGTTACAGTTGAAAGATATGATGAACTAGAAGTTGATACATTTATTTATGTTTTAAAAGCTAGTGAGGAAGAGTTAAAAGAAGAGATTTTATGA
- a CDS encoding CidA/LrgA family protein yields MLKGIIVLLVFQFIGECIAKLFELLVPGPVIGMVLLLVYLLIKKGSFPSLDNAVALHLRYLPLLFIPAAMGIITQIDIISKEFWAISIALFFGTLIALVFAAKFMDFLTSKADEK; encoded by the coding sequence TTGTTAAAAGGTATTATAGTTTTATTAGTTTTTCAGTTTATAGGTGAGTGTATAGCTAAATTATTTGAGTTATTAGTTCCAGGTCCTGTTATTGGGATGGTTTTGCTTTTAGTTTATTTACTTATAAAAAAAGGAAGTTTCCCTAGTTTGGATAATGCTGTAGCACTTCATTTAAGATATCTTCCTTTACTTTTTATTCCAGCAGCAATGGGAATAATCACACAAATTGATATTATAAGTAAAGAGTTTTGGGCGATAAGTATAGCTTTATTTTTTGGTACATTAATTGCACTTGTTTTTGCAGCAAAATTTATGGATTTTTTAACTTCGAAGGCAGATGAAAAATGA
- a CDS encoding YnfA family protein produces the protein MIGNLGIFFLAAFFEIFGCFAFWLYFRLERTPLWLALGVISLVLFAYVLTKIDVENAGRVYAIYGGIYIVASLLWLVFIEKESFNRWDIIGASICILGASVIFLGNQKVG, from the coding sequence ATGATAGGAAATCTTGGAATATTTTTTCTTGCAGCCTTTTTTGAAATATTTGGCTGTTTTGCTTTTTGGTTATATTTTAGACTTGAAAGAACTCCTTTATGGTTAGCTTTGGGAGTTATCTCTTTAGTTCTTTTTGCTTATGTTTTAACAAAAATTGATGTGGAAAATGCAGGAAGAGTTTATGCTATTTATGGTGGGATTTATATAGTTGCTTCTTTGTTGTGGTTGGTTTTTATTGAAAAAGAGAGTTTTAATCGCTGGGATATCATAGGTGCAAGTATTTGTATATTGGGTGCTAGTGTGATATTTTTGGGTAATCAAAAAGTTGGGTAA
- a CDS encoding methyltransferase domain-containing protein, whose product MLICPLCKDISTPFYKDEFYECCGCGGIFRPKEKLLDNEKEKQRYESHTNNSDDLGYQNFVSPITNAVLKEYKKEDIGLDFGCGKDSPIVKILKTNYYKIFEYDPYFFDDKNLLKQKYDYIACCEAIEHFYNPKKEFELLKSLLKENSTLYLMTGIYKDSIDFSKWWYKNDLTHVFIYREKTFEWIKKEFEFENMSIEKNFIKFSNRKD is encoded by the coding sequence ATGTTAATTTGTCCACTTTGCAAAGATATTTCGACACCATTTTATAAAGATGAATTTTATGAGTGTTGTGGCTGTGGTGGAATATTTAGACCAAAAGAGAAACTACTTGATAATGAAAAAGAGAAACAAAGATATGAAAGCCATACAAATAATAGTGATGATTTAGGTTATCAAAATTTTGTTTCTCCTATTACAAATGCGGTTTTGAAAGAGTATAAAAAAGAGGATATTGGACTTGATTTTGGATGTGGAAAAGATTCTCCTATTGTTAAAATTTTAAAAACAAATTATTATAAAATATTTGAGTATGACCCATATTTTTTTGATGATAAAAATCTTTTAAAACAAAAGTATGATTATATTGCTTGTTGTGAAGCTATTGAGCATTTTTACAATCCAAAAAAAGAGTTTGAACTTTTAAAATCCTTATTAAAAGAGAACTCAACTTTGTATTTGATGACAGGAATTTATAAAGATAGTATAGATTTTTCAAAGTGGTGGTATAAAAATGATTTAACTCATGTTTTTATCTATAGGGAAAAAACTTTTGAGTGGATAAAAAAAGAGTTTGAATTTGAGAATATGAGTATAGAAAAGAATTTTATAAAATTTTCAAATAGAAAAGATTGA
- a CDS encoding universal stress protein, whose product MSYVLCCVDGKNYSQSACDYAVMISNNMNLPLKFLNIIEHSSKVEKLNLSGNIKLGEKDDLLQEYTNEEATKSQCAIKTGKELLNTLKQKALQTCKNEITILQVHGDVIETILDFEKEISVLVIGIKSHEEHIIGENVKDIIRAIHKPVLLVNSEFIEPKKLLIAYNGSNESKKLLNETSKKPIFKNIKRDIVNINADKILSAKLLNEAKEIFAKQNIEVDTSVLSGEPKEAIYNYFEQNNCDILAMGAFGHSRLKEFIFGSFTSEMLRKIKKPILLFR is encoded by the coding sequence ATGAGTTATGTATTGTGTTGTGTTGATGGGAAAAACTATTCACAAAGTGCTTGTGATTATGCTGTTATGATTTCAAATAATATGAATCTTCCTTTAAAATTTTTAAACATTATAGAACACTCTTCAAAAGTAGAAAAACTAAATCTATCAGGAAATATAAAACTAGGTGAAAAAGATGATTTACTGCAAGAGTATACAAATGAAGAAGCAACAAAAAGTCAATGTGCAATCAAAACAGGAAAAGAGCTTTTAAATACTTTAAAACAAAAAGCTCTACAAACTTGTAAAAATGAAATTACTATTTTACAAGTACATGGAGATGTAATAGAGACTATCTTGGATTTTGAAAAAGAAATATCAGTTTTAGTAATTGGAATAAAGAGTCATGAAGAGCATATAATTGGTGAAAATGTAAAAGATATTATAAGAGCAATTCATAAACCAGTTCTTTTAGTAAACAGCGAATTTATTGAACCAAAAAAATTATTAATCGCTTACAATGGTTCAAATGAATCAAAAAAACTTTTAAATGAAACTTCAAAAAAACCTATCTTTAAAAATATAAAAAGAGATATTGTAAATATAAATGCAGATAAAATTTTATCTGCAAAACTTCTAAATGAAGCAAAAGAGATTTTTGCAAAACAAAATATAGAAGTAGATACTTCTGTTTTAAGTGGTGAACCCAAAGAGGCTATTTATAACTATTTTGAACAAAATAATTGCGATATTTTAGCGATGGGAGCTTTTGGGCATTCAAGATTAAAAGAGTTTATTTTTGGAAGTTTTACAAGTGAAATGTTAAGAAAAATTAAAAAACCTATTTTACTTTTTAGATAG
- a CDS encoding DUF350 domain-containing protein: protein MEIELYVGFISFFFTAIALIIAFLYLYAIVTPYDDYKLIFEDNNIAAALGFGGAIIGVSIPLYSALVNSVSYTDFVIWGAIAILIQLIFALIVTRITGKYSVETKISQGVIPVGILMAFLSISIGLLNAGSMSY, encoded by the coding sequence ATGGAAATAGAATTATATGTAGGATTTATAAGTTTCTTTTTCACAGCAATAGCTTTAATAATTGCTTTTCTTTATTTATATGCAATTGTTACACCTTACGATGATTACAAACTTATCTTTGAAGATAATAACATCGCTGCTGCTTTAGGTTTTGGAGGAGCAATAATTGGAGTTTCAATTCCACTTTATAGTGCTTTAGTTAACTCTGTTTCTTATACTGATTTTGTGATTTGGGGAGCAATAGCAATATTAATTCAATTGATTTTTGCACTTATTGTTACAAGAATTACAGGTAAATATTCAGTTGAAACAAAAATATCACAAGGTGTTATTCCAGTTGGAATTTTGATGGCATTTTTATCAATTTCAATTGGATTATTAAATGCAGGGTCAATGAGTTATTAA
- a CDS encoding tautomerase family protein — MPHLQFEINKKVSNDTKEEFVKEIRNAFSQIMDTGTDHIAISLREYDKYSLTIGRALPTDDICLMNLDIREGRTIEKRRELALKFMDVIKENFGINPKNQYITFTEHKGEDFHLVEKYLATWTSGEDPLA, encoded by the coding sequence ATGCCACATTTACAATTTGAGATAAATAAAAAAGTATCAAATGATACTAAAGAAGAGTTTGTAAAAGAGATTAGAAATGCATTTAGTCAAATTATGGATACAGGAACAGACCATATAGCTATTAGTTTAAGAGAATATGATAAATATAGTTTAACAATTGGAAGAGCTTTGCCAACTGATGATATTTGTTTGATGAATTTAGATATTAGAGAAGGGCGAACAATTGAAAAAAGAAGAGAATTGGCTTTAAAATTTATGGATGTTATAAAAGAAAACTTTGGGATAAATCCTAAAAATCAATATATAACATTTACAGAACATAAAGGTGAAGATTTTCATTTAGTTGAAAAATATTTAGCTACTTGGACATCTGGAGAAGACCCACTTGCATAA
- a CDS encoding NAD(P)-dependent oxidoreductase, whose amino-acid sequence MSIGFIGLGNLGQAICKRLSDIGENLLVYNRNKEKIKNLPYEKVETPNELFKKCDVVFICLFDSNGVSEILNKFTSDDLKGKTIIDLTTNHYEDVLKFHEDVNSKGGNYLENPVFGSVAPALKGELTVVSSGKKETFEAVKPILEKIAKEIFYLPIPSSATKMKLINNLCLGSFMATIAECTAMAESCEIPKEKALEILGVGGGQSLVLKAKTQKIIDEDFSAHFSNNAINKDLHLLQNLAYELKKPLYSAAIPKELFSKMKMLGKGEEDFSSIYQLFKN is encoded by the coding sequence ATGTCAATAGGATTTATAGGGCTTGGAAATTTAGGGCAAGCTATTTGCAAAAGATTGAGTGATATTGGTGAAAACTTACTTGTTTACAATAGAAATAAAGAAAAAATAAAAAATCTACCTTATGAAAAAGTAGAAACTCCAAATGAGTTATTTAAAAAATGTGATGTTGTATTTATCTGTTTATTTGATAGTAATGGAGTAAGCGAAATATTAAACAAATTTACAAGTGATGATTTAAAAGGTAAAACAATTATTGATTTAACAACAAATCATTATGAAGATGTTTTAAAATTTCATGAAGATGTGAATTCAAAGGGAGGAAATTATCTTGAAAATCCTGTTTTTGGTTCTGTTGCACCTGCATTAAAAGGTGAATTAACAGTTGTAAGTTCTGGAAAAAAAGAGACTTTTGAAGCTGTAAAACCTATTTTAGAAAAAATTGCAAAAGAGATTTTTTATCTTCCTATACCTTCAAGTGCAACAAAAATGAAACTAATAAATAATTTGTGTTTAGGTTCATTTATGGCTACAATTGCTGAATGTACAGCTATGGCTGAAAGTTGTGAAATTCCTAAAGAAAAAGCTTTAGAAATTTTAGGAGTAGGTGGTGGTCAATCACTTGTTTTAAAGGCGAAAACACAAAAAATAATAGATGAGGATTTTTCTGCACATTTTTCAAATAATGCAATAAATAAAGATTTACATTTATTACAAAATTTAGCCTATGAATTAAAAAAGCCACTTTATAGTGCTGCTATTCCAAAAGAGTTATTTTCAAAAATGAAAATGTTGGGAAAAGGTGAAGAAGATTTCTCTTCAATATATCAATTATTTAAAAACTAA
- a CDS encoding LrgB family protein produces the protein MNFEALTNYINSTPLTWLIITLAAFKLGIIIYEKFNKHTLLQPIIIAYVIILSLIVFTNTSFEKYFKSVEIIHFFLGPATVALALPLYRNLKYIKSLFLPIVLTLFIAGFFSVAIAIGFLYIFDAQLPTILSMTTKSITAPIAIITSEQIGAIPSLAVGFVLITGIIGALFGTIVFKIFKVKHDTSKGFALGLVSHGIGTARAIEISEKAAAFGALAMGLSGIFTAVFLPIIISFFK, from the coding sequence ATGAATTTTGAAGCATTAACAAATTATATAAATTCAACGCCACTTACTTGGCTTATTATTACTTTAGCAGCTTTTAAATTAGGAATTATTATTTATGAAAAATTTAATAAGCATACACTTTTACAACCAATAATCATAGCTTATGTGATTATTTTATCTTTGATTGTTTTTACAAATACTTCTTTTGAAAAGTATTTTAAAAGTGTTGAGATAATTCATTTCTTTTTAGGACCTGCAACAGTTGCTTTAGCACTTCCTTTATATAGAAACTTAAAATATATAAAATCACTTTTTTTACCTATAGTTTTAACACTATTCATAGCAGGATTTTTTTCAGTAGCTATTGCTATTGGGTTTTTATATATTTTTGATGCACAACTTCCAACTATTTTATCAATGACAACAAAATCAATCACTGCTCCAATTGCAATAATCACATCTGAACAAATAGGTGCAATACCATCTTTAGCTGTTGGATTTGTACTTATAACTGGAATTATTGGAGCTTTATTTGGAACAATTGTTTTTAAAATTTTTAAAGTAAAACACGATACTTCAAAGGGTTTTGCTCTTGGACTTGTATCTCATGGAATTGGAACAGCAAGAGCTATTGAAATAAGTGAAAAAGCAGCAGCTTTTGGAGCATTGGCTATGGGACTTAGTGGAATATTTACAGCAGTTTTTCTTCCAATTATAATTAGTTTTTTTAAATAA